In one Nicotiana tomentosiformis chromosome 6, ASM39032v3, whole genome shotgun sequence genomic region, the following are encoded:
- the LOC104089380 gene encoding endoglucanase 17 isoform X1: MAFFYYLSCSKLALLVLLCFTTSLLHCSAHPDHHGHHPHFASYNYRDALTKSILFFEGQRSGKLPPNQRITWRRNSALSDGSALHVDLVGGYYDAGDNVKFGFPMAFTTTMLSWSVIEFGGLMKGELQNARQAIRWATNYLLKATAYPDTIFVQVGEAGSDHACWERPEDMDTPRSVFKIDKNTPGTEVAAETAAALSAASLVFRKSDPTYSNLLVRRAIRVFEFADKYRGSYSDGLKNIVCPFYCSYSGYQDELLWGAAWLHRATKNSFYLNYIQRNGQNLGADQSDNTFCWDNKHVGARILLSKAFLVQKLQSLHDYKSHADNYICSVVPGTPMSQAQYTPGGLLFTMSDSNMQYVTSTSFLLVTYAKYLTSAHLAVNCGGVLVTPKMLRNLAKKQVDYLLGDNPLKMSYMVGYGTRYPQRIHHRGSSLPSMVVHPTKIQCSSGFSMYNSQNPNPNILVGAVVGGPDQHDNFPDQRSDYEQSEPATYINAPLVGSLAYLAHSFGQL, translated from the exons ATGGCTTTCTTTTACTACCTTTCTTGTTCCAAACTAGCTTTACTTGTTCTGCTCTGCTTCACTACCTCTCTGCTTCATTGCAGTGCCCACCCTGACCACCATGGCCATCATCCTCACTTTGCCTCTTACAATTACAGAGATGCTCTCACCAAATCCATTCTTTTCTTTGAGGGTCAGAGGTCAGGCAAGCTCCCTCCTAACCAGAGAATCACTTGGCGTAGAAACTCTGCTCTTTCAGATGGCTCCGCATTGCAT GTTGATTTGGTTGGGGGATATTATGACGCAGGGGACAATGTGAAGTTTGGGTTCCCAATGGCATTCACTACCACAATGCTATCATGGAGTGTGATTGAATTTGGTGGACTGATGAAAGGAGAACTCCAGAATGCAAGACAAGCCATTCGCTGGGCCACTAACTATCTTCTCAAAGCCACTGCCTATCCAGACACCATATTTGTTCAG GTGGGGGAAGCAGGAAGTGACCATGCTTGCTGGGAGAGACCTGAGGATATGGACACCCCAAGAAGTGTATTCAAGATTGACAAAAACACTCCAGGGACTGAAGTAGCTGCAGAGACCGCTGCTGCTCTTTCTGCTGCTTCTTTAGTCTTCAGAAAAAGCGATCCCACTTACTCCAACCTCCTTGTGAGGAGGGCCATCAGG GTGTTCGAATTTGCGGACAAGTACAGAGGTTCCTATAGCGATGGATTAAAGAATATCGTGTGCCCCTTTTATTGCTCCTATTCAGGATACCAg GACGAGCTGTTATGGGGTGCTGCTTGGTTACATCGAGCCACGAAGAACTCTTTTTACCTAAATTATATCCAAAGAAACGGGCAAAACCTTGGGGCCGACCAGAGTGATAACACATTTTGTTGGGACAACAAGCATGTTGGAGCAAGGATTCTTCTTTCCAAG GCATTTCTTGTTCAAAAGCTCCAATCTCTCCATGATTACAAGAGTCACGCAGACAACTACATTTGCTCCGTCGTCCCAGGGACACCCATGTCTCAAGCACAATATACTCCAG GAGGGCTACTCTTTACTATGAGTGACAGCAACATGCAATATGTGACGTCAACCTCTTTTCTGCTGGTAACCTATGCCAAGTACTTGACCTCTGCTCATCTGGCTGTCAATTGTGGTGGCGTTCTTGTCACGCCAAAAATGCTACGAAATCTTGCCAAAAAGCAg GTGGACTATCTGTTGGGAGATAATCCATTAAAAATGTCATATATGGTGGGATATGGGACTAGGTACCCGCAGAGGATTCACCATCGGGGATCGTCTTTGCCATCTATGGTGGTGCACCCAACAAAAATACAATGCTCGTCGGGGTTCAGCATGTATAATTCTCAGAATCCAAACCCAAATATTCTGGTAGGAGCCGTGGTTGGTGGACCGGATCAGCATGATAACTTTCCAGACCAGCGCTCAGATTATGAGCAATCGGAGCCAGCCACTTATATTAATGCCCCGCTGGTTGGATCGCTGGCTTACCTCGCGCACTCGTTCGGCCAGCTCTAG
- the LOC104089380 gene encoding endoglucanase 17 isoform X2, with translation MAFFYYLSCSKLALLVLLCFTTSLLHCSAHPDHHGHHPHFASYNYRDALTKSILFFEGQRSGKLPPNQRITWRRNSALSDGSALHVDLVGGYYDAGDNVKFGFPMAFTTTMLSWSVIEFGGLMKGELQNARQAIRWATNYLLKATAYPDTIFVQVFEFADKYRGSYSDGLKNIVCPFYCSYSGYQDELLWGAAWLHRATKNSFYLNYIQRNGQNLGADQSDNTFCWDNKHVGARILLSKAFLVQKLQSLHDYKSHADNYICSVVPGTPMSQAQYTPGGLLFTMSDSNMQYVTSTSFLLVTYAKYLTSAHLAVNCGGVLVTPKMLRNLAKKQVDYLLGDNPLKMSYMVGYGTRYPQRIHHRGSSLPSMVVHPTKIQCSSGFSMYNSQNPNPNILVGAVVGGPDQHDNFPDQRSDYEQSEPATYINAPLVGSLAYLAHSFGQL, from the exons ATGGCTTTCTTTTACTACCTTTCTTGTTCCAAACTAGCTTTACTTGTTCTGCTCTGCTTCACTACCTCTCTGCTTCATTGCAGTGCCCACCCTGACCACCATGGCCATCATCCTCACTTTGCCTCTTACAATTACAGAGATGCTCTCACCAAATCCATTCTTTTCTTTGAGGGTCAGAGGTCAGGCAAGCTCCCTCCTAACCAGAGAATCACTTGGCGTAGAAACTCTGCTCTTTCAGATGGCTCCGCATTGCAT GTTGATTTGGTTGGGGGATATTATGACGCAGGGGACAATGTGAAGTTTGGGTTCCCAATGGCATTCACTACCACAATGCTATCATGGAGTGTGATTGAATTTGGTGGACTGATGAAAGGAGAACTCCAGAATGCAAGACAAGCCATTCGCTGGGCCACTAACTATCTTCTCAAAGCCACTGCCTATCCAGACACCATATTTGTTCAG GTGTTCGAATTTGCGGACAAGTACAGAGGTTCCTATAGCGATGGATTAAAGAATATCGTGTGCCCCTTTTATTGCTCCTATTCAGGATACCAg GACGAGCTGTTATGGGGTGCTGCTTGGTTACATCGAGCCACGAAGAACTCTTTTTACCTAAATTATATCCAAAGAAACGGGCAAAACCTTGGGGCCGACCAGAGTGATAACACATTTTGTTGGGACAACAAGCATGTTGGAGCAAGGATTCTTCTTTCCAAG GCATTTCTTGTTCAAAAGCTCCAATCTCTCCATGATTACAAGAGTCACGCAGACAACTACATTTGCTCCGTCGTCCCAGGGACACCCATGTCTCAAGCACAATATACTCCAG GAGGGCTACTCTTTACTATGAGTGACAGCAACATGCAATATGTGACGTCAACCTCTTTTCTGCTGGTAACCTATGCCAAGTACTTGACCTCTGCTCATCTGGCTGTCAATTGTGGTGGCGTTCTTGTCACGCCAAAAATGCTACGAAATCTTGCCAAAAAGCAg GTGGACTATCTGTTGGGAGATAATCCATTAAAAATGTCATATATGGTGGGATATGGGACTAGGTACCCGCAGAGGATTCACCATCGGGGATCGTCTTTGCCATCTATGGTGGTGCACCCAACAAAAATACAATGCTCGTCGGGGTTCAGCATGTATAATTCTCAGAATCCAAACCCAAATATTCTGGTAGGAGCCGTGGTTGGTGGACCGGATCAGCATGATAACTTTCCAGACCAGCGCTCAGATTATGAGCAATCGGAGCCAGCCACTTATATTAATGCCCCGCTGGTTGGATCGCTGGCTTACCTCGCGCACTCGTTCGGCCAGCTCTAG